A DNA window from Phoenix dactylifera cultivar Barhee BC4 chromosome 13, palm_55x_up_171113_PBpolish2nd_filt_p, whole genome shotgun sequence contains the following coding sequences:
- the LOC103720008 gene encoding histone H2B.11-like codes for MAPKAEKKPAEKKPAAEKPAEEKEKKTVAEKKPKAEKRLPSKEGAAGDKKKKKKVKKSSETYKIYIFKVLKQVHPDIGVSSKAMGIMNSFINDIFEKLAQEASRLARYNKKPTITSREIQTSVRLVLPGELAKHAVSEGTKAVTKFTSS; via the coding sequence ATGGCGCCCAAGGCCGAGAAGAAGCCTGCAGAGAAGAAGCCCGCCGCCGAGAAGCcggcggaggagaaggagaagaagacggTCGCCGAGAAGAAGCCCAAGGCCGAGAAGCGGCTGCCGTCCAAGGAGGGGGCAGCCGgcgacaagaagaagaagaagaaggtgaagaagagcaGCGAGACCTACAAGATATACATCTTCAAGGTCCTGAAGCAGGTCCACCCGGACATCGGGGTCTCGAGCAAGGCGATGGGCATCATGAACTCCTTCATCAACGACATCTTCGAGAAGCTCGCCCAGGAGGCGTCCAGGCTTGCCCGCTACAACAAGAAGCCTACCATTACCTCCCGGGAGATTCAGACCTCTGTCCGCCTCGTCCTCCCCGGCGAGCTTGCGAAGCACGCCGTCTCGGAGGGCACCAAAGCCGTCACCAAGTTCACTAGCTCGTAG
- the LOC103720009 gene encoding glycine-rich RNA-binding protein 4, mitochondrial-like produces MWISLLARRTAYASPLRWMLLGREFSSEIFVSRLSYYTTDEEFREAFLPFGSVKEARLIRDARTKRTKGYGFVTYESEAEAQKAIKAMDGRIFGGRLIFVETAKSRSKEDVP; encoded by the exons ATGTGGATTAGTCTGTTGGCGAGGAGAACGGCATATGCCTCTCCACTAAGGTGGATGCTTCTTGGAAGGGAGTTCAGCTCCGAGATTTTCGTCAGCA GATTGTCATATTACACAACCGATGAAGAATTTCGAGAAGCCTTTTTGCCATTTGGCAGTGTCAAGGAAG CCAGGCTTATTAGAGATGCAAGGACCAAAAGGACGAAAGGGTATGGCTTTGTGACTTATGAATCTGAAGCTGAAGCACAAAAGGCGATAAAGGCTATGGATGGCAGG aTATTTGGCGGAAGATTGATTTTTGTGGAGACTGCAAAATCCAGATCGAAGGAGGATGTGCCGTAG
- the LOC103720007 gene encoding LOW QUALITY PROTEIN: soluble inorganic pyrophosphatase 4 (The sequence of the model RefSeq protein was modified relative to this genomic sequence to represent the inferred CDS: inserted 1 base in 1 codon): MPPPLEIANKSSVSHMPHPPLNERIISSMSRRSFAAHPWHDLEIGPGAPSIFNCVVEIGKGSKVKYELDKKTGLIKVDRVLYSSVVYPHNYGFIPRTLCEDNDPMDVLVIMQEPVIPGCFLRAKAIGLMPMIDQGEKDDKIIAVCADDPEYKHYSDIKELPPHRLAEIRRFFEDYKKNEXKEVAVNDFLPATAAYEAIQCSMDLYATYRVESLRR, from the exons ATGCCTCCACCTCTTGAAATAGCAAACAAATCTTCTGTCTCGCATATGCCGCATCCACCTCTCAATGAAAGAATCATTTCGtccatgtccaggaggtcctTTGCAGCACATCCTTGGCATGATCTTGAAATAG GTCCTGGTGCACCTTCTATATTCAACTGT GTGGTGGAAATAGGTAAGGGAAGTAAGGTGAAATATGAACTCGACAAAAAAACTGGGCTGATAAAG GTTGACCGTGTGCTCTACTCATCAGTGGTATACCCCCACAACTATGGATTCATCCCCCGCACTCTTTGTGAAGACAATGATCCCATGGATGTATTAGTTATCATGCAG GAACCTGTGATTCCAGGATGTTTCCTTCGGGCTAAAGCTATAGGTCTCATGCCCATGATTGATCAG GGGGAAAAGGATGACAAAATAATTGCAGTGTGTGCGGATGATCCTGAATACAAGCATTACTCCGATATTAAGGAGCTCCCACCTCATCGCTTAGCCGAAATCAGGCGCTTCTTTGAAGACT ataagaaaaatg aaaaggaaGTTGCAGTGAATGACTTCCTCCCTGCCACTGCAGCTTATGAAGCCATACAATGCTCAAT GGATCTCTATGCAACTTACAGAGTGGAGAGTCTGAGGAGGTAG
- the LOC103720016 gene encoding 40S ribosomal protein S15a-like — MARVSVLNDALKSMYNAEKRGKRQVNIRPSSKVIVKFLLVMQKHGYIGEFEYVDDRRAGKIVVELNGRLNKCGVISPRFDVGVKEIEPWTARLLPSRQFGCIVLTTSAGIMDHDEARRKNVGGKVLGLFVIEDVIPYSRFLLWNFRGLFFPSVSWMFTSF, encoded by the exons ATGGCGAGAGTTAGTGTGTTGAATGATGCTCTCAAGAGCATGTACAATGCTGAGAAGCGCGGGAAGCGACAGGTCAACATCAGACCATCCTCAAAAGTCATCGTCAAGTTTCTTCTGGTCATGCAGAAGCATG GATACATTGGCGAGTTTGAATATGTAGATGATCGCAGGGCTGGTAAGATTGTGGTTGAATTGAATGGGCGGTTGAACAAGTGTGGTGTGATTAGTCCACGCTTTGATGTTGGTGTCAAAGAAATTGAGCCCTGGACTGCAAGGTTGCTCCCATCACGACAG TTTGGCTGCATTGTTCTGACTACGTCCGCAGGCATCATGGACCATGATGAAGCTAGGAGAAAGAATGTTGGAGGCAAAGTACTAGGTTTGTTTGTCATAGAGGATGTAATACCGTACTCACGGTTCCTCTTATGGAACTTCAGAGGATTGTTCTTCCCTTCTGTTTCTTGGATGTTTACTTCATTTTGA